A window of Lepus europaeus isolate LE1 chromosome 11, mLepTim1.pri, whole genome shotgun sequence contains these coding sequences:
- the MCEE gene encoding methylmalonyl-CoA epimerase, mitochondrial isoform X1 — protein sequence MARALKAVAATARAASAVDFFSRLQTLTPTVRAISTSQSAREMADPVWKLGRLNHVAIAVPDLEKATAFYKNILGAQVSEPVPLPEHGVSVVFVNLGNTKMELLHPLGSDSPIAGFLQKNKAGGMHHVCIEVDNINEALMDLKKKKVRSLSEEAKIGAHGKPVIFLHPKDCGGVLVELEQA from the exons attttttttccagactGCAAACTCTGACTCCAACGGTGAGAGCTATTTCCACATCACAGTCTGCACGTGAAATGGCAGATCCTGTTTGGAAGCTGGGTCGGCTCAATCATGTAGCCATAGCAGTACCAGATTTAGAAAAGGCCACGGCCTTCTATAAGAACATTCTGGGGGCCCAGGTCAGTGAACCGGTCCCTCTTCCTGAACATGGAGTATCTGTTGTTTTTGTCAACCTGGGAAATACCAAGATGGAATTACTTCACCCACTGGGAAGCGACAGTCCAATCGCAGGTTTTCTTCAGAAGAACAAGGCTGGAGGAATGCACCACGTCTGTATCGAG GTGGATAATATAAATGAAGCTCTGATGGatttgaagaagaagaaggtcCGTAGTCTAAGTGAAGAGGCCAAAATAGGGGCACATGGAAAACCAGTGATTTTCCTCCATCCTAAAGACTGTGGTGGAGTCCTTGTGGAACTAGAGCAAGCTTGA
- the MCEE gene encoding methylmalonyl-CoA epimerase, mitochondrial isoform X2, which translates to MARALKAVAATARAASAVDFFSRLQTLTPTVRAISTSQSAREMADPVWKLGRLNHVAIAVPDLEKATAFYKNILGAQVSEPVPLPEHGVSVVFVNLGNTKMELLHPLGSDSPIAGFLQKNKAGGMHHVCIESYRQRQRQRVRSSIHWFTPDGCNSRSYADPKPGARRFLRVSHAGG; encoded by the exons attttttttccagactGCAAACTCTGACTCCAACGGTGAGAGCTATTTCCACATCACAGTCTGCACGTGAAATGGCAGATCCTGTTTGGAAGCTGGGTCGGCTCAATCATGTAGCCATAGCAGTACCAGATTTAGAAAAGGCCACGGCCTTCTATAAGAACATTCTGGGGGCCCAGGTCAGTGAACCGGTCCCTCTTCCTGAACATGGAGTATCTGTTGTTTTTGTCAACCTGGGAAATACCAAGATGGAATTACTTCACCCACTGGGAAGCGACAGTCCAATCGCAGGTTTTCTTCAGAAGAACAAGGCTGGAGGAATGCACCACGTCTGTATCGAG agttacagacagaggcagagacagagagtgagatcgtccatccactggttcactccagatggctgcaacagtcggagctacgccgatccgaagccaggagccaggagattcctccgggtctcccacgcgg GTGGATAA